The genomic window CACGGCCGCGACCACGGCGCTGCTGCGGCTTGCCGGCGGCGCGATATTTCGCGTGCACAATGTCGCGGCCAACAGGGCGGCGCTCGCCGCCGCCGATGCAATCATTTCCCGACGGTATGGAGACCGATCATGAGCGGACGGTATACGATCACCATGAAGAACTGCGCCTTCTATGCCCGTCACGGGGTGATGCCGGAGGAGGAGCGGCTGGGACAGCGGTTCTTCGTCGACGTCATCGTGGATGTCGATGATCCCGCAGCGCTTGCCGACGATTTCACCAATGCCGTCGATTACGGCGGGCTTTACCCGGTGGTGGAAGAGGTCGTGACGGGCCGGCGCTTCCAGTTGATCGAGGCGCTCGCCAGCGCGATCGCCGAAGCGGTTGCGGCTTACCATCAGGCAATCATGCGCGTCGAAGTGGCTGTGCGCAAACCCTCGGTGCCGATCCCGGGCATTCTCGATCATGTCGAGGCGAGGCTGGTTCGCGATGTCCGCTGAACCGGTTTTGGCCGCCCTCGGGCTCGGCGCCAATCTCGGCGATCCGGCGTCGGCCATGGCCCGTGCGTTGCGGATGCTGAATGACGGGGAGGGCGCTGAGGTCGTCGCCGTCTCGAAGCTCTACCGCACCCCGCCATGGGGCCTTGTCGAGCAGCCGCCGTTCATCAATTGCTGCGCGCTGGTGGAAACCAGTCTGTCTCCGGAGGCATTGATGCAGCGCTGCCTCGATATCGAAAAAGAACTGAAACGGGTGCGCGATGTCCGCTGGGGGCCGCGGCTGATCGATATCGATATCCTGACCTACGGCACGCGGGCGCTTCAAACCGAAACTGTCACCATCCCCCATCCGCGTATGCTGGAACGCGGCTTCGTGTTGATGCCGCTTGCCGAAATCGCACCCGACATGGCCGTCAATGGCCGTCCGGTAGCCGAATGGGTCACCGAAGCCGATATCTCGGGGATTGTCGCTGTCAGCGATGACGGGTCGTGGTGGACGGCGTGACGCCGCCCGCTGCTATTTGATCGCGCCGACGGTGAAGGGATCGCCTTCGCGCTTGAGCGACAGGCCGATGACCGGAACGTAGCGGGTGCCGCCCTTGATCAGGAGGGTGATGTTGAGATCATCCTCGCCGAGCAGGCTGGTCACCAGCGCGCCCTCGACCTTCTGGCGTTTCAGCGCAATGACCGCTTTCCCGTTCTCGATGTTTCCGCCGGTAACCGCGAGCCCGTCGCCATCCTCACCGTCGAGAAACTGGCCGCGATAGCTGTCGCCGTCGCGGATGAACACGGCGGTGATCGGGTGGGAGAACAGGCCGGCGCGGCATTTGCCGTCCAGCTTGAAGCCGCCTTCCGCGCCCGTCACCGGCAGCCCGTCAAGCTCGCATTTGAACCGCGTGCCTTTCAGCTTGCCCTCGATGATCTTGCCGGGCCCGACCCATTTGCCGGCAACCTGACGGAAAAACGCGTCGTCATCGCTTTCGGCAACGGCGCTTGCCGGAAGCGCTGCCGCGAGGGCCGCGATCAGCAGGGCGGTGCGAAGGGTGCGGGCTCTGTTTGCCATCGACTGTTCCGGTTACGCAAGACATCGGTTCGGTGCGTTCGGCCAATCATGACGGCGAATGGTTAAGTTTTGGTTTGCGCACAATCTATGCTTGTGAACAATCCATTACGGGTTGGAAAGGTCGCGCTTTTCGCCGGGCGCGAGATCGCCGATGAAATCGCCCATGCCGGGGCGCTTCAGGGCGTAGAACGGCATCGGGCGGCACAGATCCATGGCGGCGATGCCGATGCGGGCGGTCATCAGGCCATTGATCATGCCCTCGCCGAAACGGGCCGAAAGCCTGGATGCGAGCCCATGGCCGAGGACCTGCTGGATCAGACTGTCGCCGACCGCGATCGATCCGGTGACGGCCAGATGCGAGATCACGTCGCGGATCAGCCGGAACATGCCGACGGAACCGGGACGTCCGCCGTAAAGCTCCGCCATGTTGCGGATCAGACGGATCGATTCGTAGAAGACATAAAGAATATCCACGGCGGCGCGCGGGCTGATGGCGGTGACCACCGAGACGCGCTTGGAGGCCGCGAGAATGAGCGCGCGCGCCTTGAGGTCGAGCGGCGCCATCATTTCGCGCTCGCAGAACTCGACGAGTTGGGGCGCGTCGACCACATCCTCATCGAGGTCCGACAGCCGCTGCCGGCCGCGCGCGGTCTCTGCCCTGGAGGCGAGCAGCGTCGCAAGCTCGCGGGCGGCAACGCGGGCGCTTGCGGCATCGCTGCCGGCATGAGCCTCGGCCATTTTCACCTTGATATGCTGGATCGCGCCAAGCCGCATGATCGCGATGATCTCGCGCGCCGCGACCACCAGCGCCGCCGCGCCGCCCACCACCACCGCGCCGAGCGCCAGCCAGCCGAGCCAGGGCGCGCGGGCGAACAGCGAACGCACCAGATCATCGATCCACAACCCGATCGCAAGCGACAGCAGGATGCCGAAGGCGATGCCGGCAAGCTTGGAGAACGAGAAGCCGCGCTTCTTCATCGTGGCGACCGGGGGCTCCATCTCATCCGCCGCGATTGCCTCCGCACCGCGCAGGAACGGGTCCTCCTCATCCGGCGTCACCTCCGGCGGATCGAAATGACGGGGCGCGCGGCGCGGTTCGTCTTCTTTTCGCGGGGTCTTTTTCCCCGGGGTCTTGTCGTCGATGTCGAACACCGCTGGGCGACGGGGATGGTCAGGGCTCATGCCAGTCTGTCTCCGATCAGGAATTGCAGCGCCCGGTCGAGCCGGATATGGGGTATCGACAGCCCACCCTCGCTGGCGTCAGCGTCGATTTCGGGCGGCCGGAACCGCACCGCGTTGATCTCGGCAAGGCTTTCCGGCACTTCGCCGCCGCGCTTCAGCATGCGGAAGAACGCCTCCGGATTGGCTGGAAGGTCACCGGGAAAAATCGCTGTTTTCCGTGTTCCGTCAAAGGTTTCCGCCCCGATCTTCTCGCCATTTATAGGCGTTCCGACGATCACCGGCAGAACCTCGGACCCGGACTCGACCGTCGCTTCCCGCG from Martelella sp. NC20 includes these protein-coding regions:
- the folB gene encoding dihydroneopterin aldolase; protein product: MSGRYTITMKNCAFYARHGVMPEEERLGQRFFVDVIVDVDDPAALADDFTNAVDYGGLYPVVEEVVTGRRFQLIEALASAIAEAVAAYHQAIMRVEVAVRKPSVPIPGILDHVEARLVRDVR
- a CDS encoding YcjF family protein, which encodes MSPDHPRRPAVFDIDDKTPGKKTPRKEDEPRRAPRHFDPPEVTPDEEDPFLRGAEAIAADEMEPPVATMKKRGFSFSKLAGIAFGILLSLAIGLWIDDLVRSLFARAPWLGWLALGAVVVGGAAALVVAAREIIAIMRLGAIQHIKVKMAEAHAGSDAASARVAARELATLLASRAETARGRQRLSDLDEDVVDAPQLVEFCEREMMAPLDLKARALILAASKRVSVVTAISPRAAVDILYVFYESIRLIRNMAELYGGRPGSVGMFRLIRDVISHLAVTGSIAVGDSLIQQVLGHGLASRLSARFGEGMINGLMTARIGIAAMDLCRPMPFYALKRPGMGDFIGDLAPGEKRDLSNP
- the folK gene encoding 2-amino-4-hydroxy-6-hydroxymethyldihydropteridine diphosphokinase — encoded protein: MSAEPVLAALGLGANLGDPASAMARALRMLNDGEGAEVVAVSKLYRTPPWGLVEQPPFINCCALVETSLSPEALMQRCLDIEKELKRVRDVRWGPRLIDIDILTYGTRALQTETVTIPHPRMLERGFVLMPLAEIAPDMAVNGRPVAEWVTEADISGIVAVSDDGSWWTA